A single genomic interval of Oreochromis aureus strain Israel breed Guangdong linkage group 12, ZZ_aureus, whole genome shotgun sequence harbors:
- the ccn1l2 gene encoding cellular communication network factor 1, like 2, producing the protein MLCPVALQQIFFTLFMLGRAAVMVDSACPAECSCPPSPPLCLPGVSHVTDDCGCCKVCARQFNEDCSATEPCDHIKGLHCHLGAGGNPERGLCQAEAHGLPCAFNGRVYQHGEDFQPVCQHQCTCMNGVVGCMPLCPYQVPLPRWRCSKPRLAQPEGGCCEEWVCDDDNSISEELSEPTESQLHPNHISPLLPIQQQNHLPAASGPDTFREIASFPLSEALREPQCFPQTTQWTQCSATCGMGISSRVTNNNPDCQLVRETRLCQIQHCDLQLPKTMKWKKCQRTFRPHEPVSITFGGCSTAQRYRPRTCGTCTDGRCCAPSLSRTVQLRFHCPSGDILYNVLWIQRCSCSTSCGKHTYHSSTSVSLYNDIHTFRD; encoded by the exons ATGCTTTGTCCTGTTGCTTTGCAGCAGATCTTCTTCACCCTGTTTATGCTGGGCAGAGCTGCAGTAATG GTAGACAGTGCATGCCCAGCCGAGTGTTCCTGTCCCCCCTCGCCTCCGCTGTGCCTGCCCGGCGTCAGTCATGTAACTGACGACTGTGGCTGCTGCAAAGTTTGTGCTCGGCAGTTTAATGAGGACTGCAGCGCGACAGAACCTTGTGATCATATCAAGGGGCTGCACTGCCATCTGGGGGCTGGAGGAAACCCAGAGAGAGGACTGTGTCAAG CTGAAGCTCATGGCTTACCCTGTGCATTCAATGGGCGAGTGTACCAGCATGGTGAGGACTTCCAGCCCGTTTGCCAGCACCAGTGCACCTGCATGAATGGTGTGGTGGGCTGCATGCCCCTTTGTCCCTACCAAGTGCCCCTGCCTCGGTGGCGATGCTCAAAGCCCCGGCTGGCACAGCCCGAGGGTGGCTGCTGTGAAGAATGGGTGTGTGATGATGACAACAGCATCAGCGAGGAGCTGAGTGAGCCAACAGAGAGCCAGCTCCACCCAAACCACATCAGTCCTTTGCTGCCAATCCAGCAGCAGAATCACCTCCCAGCTGCCAGCGGACCAGATACATTCAGAG AGATCGCATCGTTCCCCCTCTCTGAGGCATTACGTGAGCCCCAGTGTTTCCCACAGACCACTCAGTGGACCCAGTGCTCTGCCACATGTGGGATGGGCATTTCAAGTCGTGTGACCAATAACAACCCAGACTGTCAGCTAGTCAGAGAAACTAGGCTCTGCCAGATCCAGCACTGTGACCTGCAGCTTCCCAAAACTATGAAG TGGAAGAAATGTCAGCGAACCTTCCGCCCACATGAGCCAGTCAGCATCACCTTTGGTGGATGCTCTACAGCTCAGCGATATCGCCCTCGTACCTGTGGGACTTGCACTGACGGCCGCTGCTGCGCCCCGTCTCTCTCTCGCACCGTGCAGCTCCGCTTCCACTGCCCCAGTGGAGACATCCTCTACAATGTACTGTGGATCCAGCGCTGCAGCTGCAGTACAAGCTGTGGTAAACACACCTATCACTCCAGCACTTCCGTCAGCCTCTACAATGACATCCACACTTTCAGAGACTGA